One Candidatus Devosia phytovorans genomic window carries:
- a CDS encoding SPOR domain-containing protein → MSGQSDTSDDLIAELAKLMAQDAKSDTPASPVNATFPVRIPGGDAAPLVLPNSPPPRPPAAPTPRFDFSSAPATAPVAPCAAEPIAPAPTAAAPTPTPAPQAAAPAVAAAAKPIENFNFDFDIGTPKAAAPSMPLRHEPSVPTASPSAPAASPSAPTSPIRPAADPDFKPVDHDSIADLIAAELLGEAEPKPVTPAEPVAPIAAAQPAPVAPQPVAAAPTPQPRTHNWGLPPSQRPAASETPTPSTNQTDVRPEPKPEQDRFNVAPVFGLGSRSSEPVAAPVVAPVVTPQQAAPASSPVRAEPSFAWKQTAPTPAAPAAPIPESDTLGRDPIDEIESLIGRAMRVELDVPDEPVAPQPAPSPALRSLATPTLPQHAPDSRNFSGADEAIFAAAQAAGVQIGWVDTPEVDEVVTPKGKKPRKVKAERAPRSFRFSRSFAGPLVAITLLLAAGFGLYWVLGLGRETGPAPVLTADATPVKEVPEVDPDAATPQQSVVFNEIDGVVPGAEEQLVSRDQADVNEVTQVPPTTESSDEGLANRKVRTVTVRPDGTIVSGDDAVAGSNILPVARPNVPEVPGAETASPELLAAAAGDAATPTATSTATATPTPAETAAATQTPTAQTPAAAATPAVTPVTPGSTVPAFDTSGNPLAGRTIVVPLQRPAGLSGPGAAEVAAAAPTSPVNAVVNSGVGNGNMLPPPPRNNLLGGTTSTATSAPAAQSTQAAAPAATTEADRAPIAVPGATEVEALGNTAPAYVQLASQRSENEARTTAQSMVGRFGPLFGGANLEVQRVDLGERGIYYRVRVPAQSRDSANTMCNNVKAAGGDCVVM, encoded by the coding sequence ATGTCCGGACAGTCAGATACATCAGACGACCTGATTGCCGAACTGGCAAAGCTCATGGCGCAGGATGCCAAGAGCGACACCCCCGCTTCCCCGGTAAATGCGACATTCCCCGTCCGCATTCCCGGCGGTGACGCGGCACCTTTGGTCCTTCCCAATTCGCCACCGCCGCGCCCACCGGCTGCGCCCACGCCACGCTTTGACTTCAGCAGCGCCCCTGCGACGGCCCCCGTCGCGCCGTGCGCTGCTGAGCCCATTGCGCCTGCGCCGACCGCTGCCGCACCGACCCCGACGCCCGCACCCCAGGCGGCAGCGCCTGCTGTTGCGGCCGCGGCCAAGCCGATCGAAAACTTCAATTTCGATTTTGATATCGGGACGCCCAAGGCAGCGGCGCCTTCCATGCCGCTGCGCCATGAGCCCAGCGTGCCAACGGCATCGCCCAGCGCGCCCGCGGCCTCGCCCAGCGCGCCGACGTCACCGATTCGTCCCGCCGCCGATCCCGATTTCAAGCCGGTCGATCACGACAGCATTGCCGACCTGATCGCCGCCGAGCTGCTGGGCGAGGCCGAGCCCAAGCCCGTGACGCCAGCTGAGCCGGTTGCGCCCATCGCTGCTGCCCAGCCTGCTCCCGTAGCGCCGCAGCCCGTCGCTGCCGCCCCGACGCCACAGCCGCGCACCCACAATTGGGGCCTGCCGCCCTCGCAGCGTCCTGCCGCCAGCGAGACGCCGACGCCTTCTACCAATCAGACCGACGTCCGCCCCGAGCCCAAGCCGGAGCAGGATCGCTTCAATGTGGCGCCGGTCTTCGGCCTTGGCTCGCGCAGCAGCGAGCCTGTCGCAGCCCCCGTGGTGGCGCCCGTCGTCACGCCGCAGCAAGCAGCGCCGGCCAGCAGCCCGGTTCGCGCCGAACCAAGCTTTGCCTGGAAGCAGACGGCGCCGACACCTGCCGCGCCAGCAGCCCCGATCCCCGAGAGCGATACGCTTGGCCGTGATCCGATCGACGAGATCGAAAGCCTGATCGGCCGCGCCATGCGCGTCGAGCTCGATGTGCCCGATGAGCCGGTCGCGCCGCAGCCTGCGCCGAGCCCGGCCCTGCGCAGCCTCGCAACGCCCACCCTGCCGCAGCATGCGCCCGACAGCCGCAACTTTTCGGGCGCCGATGAAGCCATTTTCGCCGCAGCCCAGGCCGCCGGCGTCCAGATCGGCTGGGTCGATACGCCCGAAGTCGACGAGGTCGTCACGCCCAAGGGCAAGAAGCCACGCAAGGTGAAGGCCGAGCGCGCACCGCGCTCCTTCCGCTTCTCGCGTTCCTTTGCCGGTCCGCTCGTCGCCATCACGCTGCTGCTGGCAGCCGGCTTTGGCCTTTATTGGGTGCTTGGCCTTGGCCGCGAAACCGGCCCGGCGCCGGTGCTGACTGCCGATGCAACGCCGGTCAAGGAAGTGCCTGAGGTCGATCCCGATGCCGCAACGCCGCAGCAATCGGTCGTGTTCAACGAGATCGACGGCGTCGTGCCTGGTGCCGAAGAGCAGCTGGTGTCGCGCGATCAGGCCGACGTCAATGAAGTCACCCAGGTGCCGCCGACCACGGAGTCGAGCGACGAGGGCCTCGCCAATCGCAAGGTCCGCACCGTGACGGTCCGCCCCGATGGCACGATCGTCAGCGGCGACGACGCCGTTGCCGGCAGCAATATCCTGCCCGTGGCCCGCCCCAATGTCCCCGAAGTGCCGGGCGCCGAGACGGCCAGCCCCGAGCTTCTGGCAGCCGCAGCGGGCGATGCCGCCACGCCGACGGCCACCAGCACTGCGACGGCAACGCCGACCCCGGCTGAAACTGCTGCCGCAACGCAGACGCCGACGGCGCAAACGCCTGCCGCTGCCGCCACGCCTGCTGTCACCCCGGTCACGCCCGGCTCCACGGTTCCGGCCTTCGATACTTCGGGCAATCCGCTGGCTGGCCGCACCATCGTCGTGCCGCTGCAGCGTCCGGCTGGCCTTTCGGGCCCCGGCGCTGCCGAGGTTGCCGCCGCGGCGCCGACCTCGCCGGTCAATGCCGTGGTCAATTCAGGTGTCGGCAATGGCAACATGCTGCCGCCGCCACCACGCAACAATCTGCTGGGCGGCACCACCTCCACGGCGACTTCTGCTCCCGCGGCTCAGTCGACCCAGGCTGCTGCGCCCGCGGCGACAACCGAAGCCGACCGCGCACCCATCGCCGTTCCCGGCGCGACGGAAGTCGAAGCCCTGGGCAATACCGCGCCGGCCTATGTCCAGCTCGCGTCGCAGCGCAGCGAAAACGAGGCCCGCACCACCGCCCAGTCCATGGTCGGTCGCTTCGGTCCGCTGTTTGGCGGCGCCAACCTTGAAGTCCAGCGCGTCGATCTCGGCGAGCGCGGCATCTACTACCGCGTTCGCGTCCCGGCCCAGTCGCGCGATTCCGCCAACACCATGTGCAACAACGTCAAGGCCGCCGGCGGCGACTGCGTCGTCATGTAG
- a CDS encoding serine hydrolase, giving the protein MSKLVDRVIENAIDNKSIVGTEVIAAIGGEVVYRRSAGYFDREAGTAMPVNAIYRLASVTKPIVATTALAMVDKGMLRLSDLIADYLPYFQPRLGDGSVAKITIAQLLTHTAGLSYRYPDDPSITTGMQDTEFDHAENLTRIANQPLLFAPGGGWTYSVATDVLGAVLAAIGGGSLGEAARRHVTGPLGMGDTGFEVSDLTRLAPPYADGVPEPTRMLDHQTIVTETGDTTVFSPVRLFNAKAFQSGGAGMVGTGSDILKLLEALRTGGGGVLSPALVAAAMSNQIGDLPRDDAGLRFGYLGAVVDDPAAANTPESRGSVNWGGVYGHSWLVDPASELIMVSMSNTAQEGCLGMFPRNVRNAIYADFLPRRNAY; this is encoded by the coding sequence ATGTCGAAGCTCGTTGATCGCGTTATCGAAAACGCCATAGACAACAAAAGCATTGTGGGGACGGAAGTCATCGCCGCGATCGGCGGTGAGGTGGTCTATCGGCGCTCAGCCGGATATTTTGACCGCGAGGCCGGCACTGCCATGCCCGTGAACGCGATCTACAGGCTGGCGTCGGTCACCAAACCCATTGTCGCGACCACTGCGCTTGCGATGGTGGACAAGGGCATGCTGCGGCTGAGCGACCTGATCGCCGACTACCTGCCGTATTTTCAGCCCAGGCTCGGCGATGGCAGCGTGGCCAAAATCACCATCGCGCAACTACTGACGCATACAGCGGGACTGAGCTACCGCTATCCGGATGATCCGAGCATTACGACGGGCATGCAGGATACCGAGTTCGATCACGCGGAAAACCTCACACGCATCGCGAATCAGCCGCTACTCTTCGCGCCAGGCGGGGGATGGACCTATTCCGTTGCCACCGACGTGCTCGGTGCAGTGCTTGCGGCAATCGGAGGCGGGAGCCTCGGTGAAGCGGCACGCCGCCATGTGACCGGACCGCTCGGCATGGGCGACACCGGGTTCGAAGTGTCCGACCTTACCCGACTGGCGCCTCCCTATGCTGACGGGGTGCCTGAGCCGACCCGCATGCTGGACCACCAGACCATCGTCACCGAGACTGGCGACACAACGGTATTTTCGCCTGTTCGGCTGTTCAACGCCAAGGCCTTTCAATCCGGCGGCGCGGGCATGGTAGGTACGGGCAGCGACATCCTCAAACTGCTGGAGGCCTTGCGAACGGGCGGTGGCGGGGTTCTTTCCCCTGCCCTGGTCGCGGCGGCCATGAGCAACCAGATCGGTGATCTACCGCGTGACGATGCCGGACTGCGTTTTGGCTATCTGGGCGCCGTGGTCGACGACCCTGCAGCGGCAAATACGCCGGAGTCGAGAGGCAGCGTCAATTGGGGCGGGGTATATGGCCATTCCTGGCTGGTGGACCCGGCCAGCGAACTGATAATGGTCTCGATGAGCAACACGGCCCAGGAAGGCTGCCTCGGGATGTTTCCGCGTAATGTGCGAAACGCCATCTATGCGGACTTCCTGCCTCGCCGAAACGCGTACTGA
- the argS gene encoding arginine--tRNA ligase, with amino-acid sequence MDVFALFSARIANAMQVLFPEVGADLLARIVVEPPRDASHGDLSTNAAMIVAKPLGKNPREVANTLVEHFKHDSDVTSVEVAGPGFINFRLDTPIWHQVLKSVAEQGADYGRSTLGGGEAVNIEYVSANPTGPMHVGHTRGAVFGDTLASLMAYSGYEVTREYYINDTGGQTIILGKSALLRYREALGETIEIPSGYYPGPYLIPVGQALAAEYGASLLDKPEEDAVLIAREAALAGMMELVKADLAQLNIHHDTFFSERVLHGAGGDIELTLAWLREKGMVYEGRLEAPKGKTPEEWEDREQTLFRATDYGDDTDRALIKSDGSYTYFAADIAYHRNKFLRGFNHMINVLGADHSGYVKRLQAAVKAVSLDAADMDVRICQLVRLLKNGEPFKMSKRSGDLVLLSDVVEEVGVDATRFMLMYRRNDAAMDFDFAVVKEQSKDNPVFYVQYAHARTHSIFKTAARDMPDLDVSPAALAAAEVDRIVTPAELDLIRVLAAWPRTVTAAAIAHEPHRVAFYVHELAAAFHGFWAKGSADASLRFVNAEDPKLTLARLALVDAVRQVIANALAILGVSAPEELS; translated from the coding sequence ATGGACGTTTTTGCCCTCTTCTCAGCGCGCATTGCCAATGCGATGCAGGTTCTCTTCCCCGAGGTCGGTGCCGATCTGCTCGCCCGAATCGTGGTCGAGCCGCCGCGCGATGCGAGCCATGGCGACCTTTCCACCAATGCGGCGATGATCGTCGCCAAGCCGCTGGGCAAAAATCCGCGCGAAGTGGCCAATACCCTCGTCGAGCATTTCAAGCACGATAGTGACGTGACCTCGGTTGAGGTCGCCGGTCCCGGCTTCATCAACTTCCGGCTCGATACCCCGATCTGGCACCAGGTGCTGAAATCGGTGGCCGAGCAGGGCGCCGATTACGGCCGTTCGACCCTGGGCGGCGGCGAGGCGGTCAATATCGAATATGTCTCGGCCAATCCGACCGGCCCGATGCATGTCGGCCATACCCGCGGCGCCGTGTTCGGCGACACGCTGGCTTCGCTGATGGCCTATTCGGGCTATGAAGTGACGCGCGAATATTACATCAACGACACCGGCGGCCAGACCATTATCCTCGGCAAGTCGGCCCTGCTGCGCTATCGCGAGGCGCTGGGCGAGACCATCGAAATTCCGTCCGGCTACTATCCCGGCCCCTATCTGATTCCGGTGGGACAGGCGCTGGCTGCCGAGTATGGCGCGTCGCTGCTCGACAAGCCGGAAGAGGACGCCGTGCTGATCGCCCGCGAGGCGGCACTGGCCGGCATGATGGAGTTGGTCAAGGCCGATCTGGCGCAGCTCAACATCCACCACGACACGTTCTTTTCCGAGCGCGTGCTGCATGGGGCAGGGGGCGATATCGAGCTGACTCTGGCCTGGCTGCGCGAGAAGGGCATGGTCTATGAAGGCCGGCTCGAGGCGCCCAAGGGCAAGACGCCCGAGGAATGGGAAGACCGCGAACAAACCCTGTTCCGCGCCACCGACTATGGCGATGACACCGATCGCGCGCTGATCAAGTCGGACGGCTCCTACACCTATTTCGCCGCCGACATCGCCTATCATCGCAACAAGTTCCTGCGCGGCTTCAACCACATGATCAATGTGCTGGGCGCCGATCACTCGGGCTATGTGAAGCGCCTGCAGGCGGCCGTGAAGGCCGTCTCGCTCGATGCCGCCGATATGGACGTCCGCATCTGCCAGCTGGTGCGCCTGCTCAAGAATGGCGAGCCCTTCAAGATGAGCAAGCGCTCCGGCGATCTTGTCCTGCTGTCCGACGTGGTCGAGGAAGTCGGCGTCGACGCTACCCGCTTCATGCTGATGTACCGGCGCAACGACGCGGCCATGGATTTCGACTTTGCCGTGGTCAAGGAACAGTCCAAGGACAATCCGGTCTTTTACGTGCAGTATGCCCACGCCCGCACGCATTCGATCTTCAAGACCGCCGCACGCGACATGCCCGACCTCGATGTTTCGCCCGCGGCTTTGGCTGCGGCCGAGGTTGACCGCATCGTGACCCCCGCCGAACTCGACCTGATCCGCGTGCTGGCCGCCTGGCCGCGGACCGTTACGGCTGCGGCAATTGCGCACGAACCGCACCGCGTTGCCTTCTATGTTCACGAGCTGGCGGCGGCCTTCCACGGCTTCTGGGCCAAGGGTTCGGCGGATGCGTCGTTACGGTTTGTTAACGCTGAAGATCCAAAGCTGACTTTGGCTCGACTCGCGCTGGTCGATGCCGTGCGTCAGGTCATCGCCAACGCGCTAGCAATTCTGGGCGTCTCCGCCCCAGAGGAACTTTCATAA
- the xth gene encoding exodeoxyribonuclease III: protein MRIATWNINGIKARIELLVTWLAQEKPDIVVLQEIKTVDEGFPRAEIEALGYNIETHGQKSWNGVAILSLLPFDEVSRGLPGDDADEQARLIEGVFSTESGAIRVCGIYLPNGNPVDTEKFPYKLNWMRRLESYVEDRLALEEAFVLLGDFNIIPAPIDAHDPQAWWGDALFRPESQERWRTLVNLGLTDALRATTSEAAYTFWDFQAGAWRRNAGIRIDHLLLSPQAADRLEDVTVHKDVRGWDKPSDHVPVEGRFSF from the coding sequence ATGCGTATCGCCACCTGGAACATCAATGGCATCAAGGCCCGTATCGAGCTGTTGGTGACGTGGCTGGCGCAGGAGAAGCCGGACATCGTGGTGCTGCAGGAGATCAAGACCGTCGACGAGGGGTTTCCGCGGGCCGAGATCGAGGCGCTGGGCTATAATATCGAGACGCATGGGCAAAAGAGCTGGAATGGTGTGGCGATCCTCTCGCTGCTGCCCTTCGACGAAGTGTCGCGCGGGTTGCCGGGCGATGACGCCGATGAGCAGGCGCGGCTGATCGAGGGCGTGTTTTCGACCGAGAGCGGAGCGATCCGCGTCTGTGGCATCTACCTGCCCAATGGTAACCCGGTGGATACGGAAAAATTTCCCTACAAGCTCAACTGGATGCGGCGGCTGGAGAGCTATGTCGAGGACCGGCTGGCGCTGGAGGAGGCCTTTGTGCTGCTCGGCGATTTCAACATCATTCCCGCCCCGATCGATGCGCATGATCCGCAGGCCTGGTGGGGGGATGCGCTGTTCCGGCCCGAGAGCCAGGAACGCTGGCGCACGCTGGTCAACCTCGGCCTGACTGACGCACTGCGCGCCACGACCTCGGAAGCGGCCTATACATTCTGGGATTTTCAGGCGGGTGCCTGGCGGCGCAATGCCGGTATCCGCATCGACCACCTGCTGCTGTCGCCACAGGCGGCGGATCGGCTGGAGGATGTTACCGTGCACAAGGATGTGCGCGGCTGGGACAAGCCGAGCGACCACGTGCCGGTCGAAGGGCGGTTCAGTTTCTGA
- a CDS encoding tetratricopeptide repeat protein, whose amino-acid sequence MRTFRDYSLISVTTAAILTLAASVLPVHAQTAADAALDMANMLDGAGGGVSGDDLLAALEDAADAGQPMAMWQLGTMYENGEGVTRDPAKAFGYFAQIANQHADAAPKGVEADIVAQSFVKVGEYYREGVPDAGIPVDMERSKALLLHAATYFGDADAQYRVGLLYMSADGLGVNPLQSARWFSLAARKGNCPAQAQLGDLLFNGVAGVEPQPVEGLMWLIVSHNRCAATADASWIDEKLNKAIAMAKPEQTTEAYSLADTITPQFAGF is encoded by the coding sequence ATGCGGACATTTAGGGACTATTCCCTGATCTCCGTGACAACGGCAGCTATTCTGACGCTCGCTGCGTCGGTCCTGCCCGTGCACGCCCAGACGGCAGCCGATGCTGCTCTCGACATGGCCAATATGCTCGATGGAGCAGGCGGGGGCGTGTCGGGTGACGACCTGCTCGCCGCGCTCGAAGATGCGGCCGACGCCGGCCAGCCCATGGCCATGTGGCAGTTGGGCACCATGTATGAGAATGGCGAGGGCGTGACGCGTGATCCGGCAAAGGCCTTCGGCTATTTTGCCCAGATCGCCAACCAGCACGCTGATGCGGCCCCCAAGGGCGTCGAGGCCGATATCGTGGCCCAGTCCTTCGTCAAGGTTGGCGAATATTATCGTGAAGGCGTGCCAGACGCCGGCATCCCCGTCGACATGGAACGCTCCAAGGCGCTGCTGCTGCATGCCGCGACCTATTTCGGCGACGCCGATGCGCAGTATCGCGTGGGCCTGCTCTACATGAGCGCCGATGGCCTCGGCGTGAACCCGCTGCAAAGCGCCCGCTGGTTCTCGCTCGCCGCGCGCAAGGGCAATTGCCCGGCCCAGGCCCAACTCGGCGACCTGCTGTTCAACGGCGTTGCCGGTGTCGAGCCGCAGCCCGTCGAGGGCCTGATGTGGCTGATCGTGTCCCACAACCGCTGCGCCGCCACCGCCGACGCCAGCTGGATCGACGAAAAGCTCAACAAGGCCATCGCCATGGCCAAGCCCGAACAGACTACCGAAGCCTATTCGCTTGCGGATACCATCACCCCGCAATTCGCTGGCTTCTGA
- a CDS encoding ScpA family protein, which yields MTTAQTDWFDTPAPPAAEEVMHVDVNGYEGPLDLLLDLARRQKVDLAAISVLALAEQYLAFIETVREKRIEVAADYLVMAAWLAYLKSRLMVPQAASDDEPSGEMLAAMLQFRLKRLEAMRKAASQLMNRPRLGFQVYARGMPEPIVVNRKSIWEASLYDLLKAYANQRERGATVEYSPHLRTVWSLQDARDILQRLIGDSFDWVPMDTYLADYLATPAERATVRASSFASSLELVRLGQIDLRQTETFGPLLMRRHKAGPT from the coding sequence ATGACCACAGCCCAGACCGACTGGTTTGACACACCGGCCCCACCGGCGGCCGAAGAGGTCATGCATGTCGACGTCAATGGCTATGAAGGCCCGCTCGACCTGCTGCTCGACCTGGCGCGGCGTCAGAAGGTCGATCTGGCGGCCATTTCCGTTCTGGCCCTGGCCGAGCAATACCTCGCCTTCATCGAGACCGTACGCGAGAAGCGCATCGAGGTTGCCGCCGACTATCTGGTGATGGCCGCCTGGCTGGCCTATCTCAAGAGCCGGCTGATGGTGCCCCAGGCCGCATCGGACGACGAGCCATCCGGCGAAATGCTCGCCGCCATGCTGCAATTCCGGCTGAAACGCCTCGAAGCCATGCGCAAGGCGGCCAGCCAGTTGATGAACCGGCCGCGCCTCGGCTTTCAGGTCTATGCCCGCGGCATGCCCGAGCCGATCGTCGTCAATCGCAAGAGCATCTGGGAGGCCTCGCTCTACGATCTGCTCAAAGCCTATGCCAACCAGCGTGAACGCGGCGCCACCGTCGAATATTCCCCGCACCTGCGCACCGTCTGGTCGCTGCAGGACGCCCGCGACATCCTGCAGCGCCTTATCGGTGATAGTTTCGACTGGGTGCCGATGGATACCTATCTGGCCGACTATCTCGCCACGCCCGCCGAGCGCGCTACCGTCCGCGCCTCGAGCTTTGCCTCGAGCCTCGAATTGGTGCGCCTTGGCCAGATCGATCTGCGCCAGACCGAGACCTTCGGGCCGCTGCTGATGCGTCGCCACAAGGCGGGGCCGACGTGA
- a CDS encoding iron-sulfur cluster assembly accessory protein has product MTATALATPEVVLTDRAAKRVSRILAKEPEGTVLRISVAGGGCSGFQYEYNLVQEKPASDDIVLSKGDATVLIDAMSLEFMGGAEIDFVDDLIGQAFQIKNPNAVASCGCGTSFAV; this is encoded by the coding sequence ATGACCGCCACTGCTCTCGCCACACCCGAAGTCGTGCTGACCGACCGCGCTGCCAAGCGCGTGTCGCGCATTCTCGCCAAGGAGCCGGAAGGCACGGTCTTGCGGATTTCGGTGGCGGGCGGCGGCTGCTCCGGATTTCAGTATGAATACAACCTCGTACAGGAAAAGCCGGCCAGCGACGATATCGTTCTGTCCAAGGGCGATGCAACGGTTCTCATTGACGCAATGAGTCTGGAATTCATGGGCGGTGCCGAGATCGATTTTGTCGACGACCTGATCGGCCAGGCCTTCCAGATCAAGAATCCAAACGCCGTCGCGTCCTGTGGTTGCGGCACGAGCTTTGCGGTCTAA
- a CDS encoding deoxyguanosinetriphosphate triphosphohydrolase has protein sequence MSDPASYASRPEQSQGRLHSTGPSPTRSEFQRDRDRIIHATAFRRLQHKTQVFLQFGGHFRNRLTHTLEVSQMARSMARALRLDEDLAEAVALSHDLGHTPFGHAGERALHRAMAPYGGFDHNIQAMRVVTRLENRYAEHDGLNLTWETLEGILKHNGPLIHEDGAPYGKYADEGLPTGLDDIPARGDLKLWSFASLEAQTAAIADDCAYNAHDIDDALRAGLISLSDLKDVPLAGPIVREVLELYPDIHAKRQAHEVQRRLITRSIEDVIATTYANISEAFIRSPDDVRHAGRLLVTFSPAAAEAEKGLKAFLFERVYRHETVMVPVRQSEKIVADLFERYMATRDLPGDWRVRAAEADGDHALARVVSDYIAGMTDPYALDEYARLFDARPEFR, from the coding sequence ATGAGCGATCCGGCTTCCTATGCCAGCAGGCCCGAGCAATCCCAGGGCCGCCTCCACTCCACCGGCCCCAGCCCGACGCGCAGCGAGTTCCAGCGCGACCGTGACCGCATCATCCACGCCACGGCCTTCCGTCGCCTGCAGCACAAGACCCAGGTTTTTCTCCAGTTTGGCGGGCATTTCCGCAACCGGCTGACCCATACGCTGGAGGTCAGCCAGATGGCGCGCTCTATGGCACGGGCCCTACGGCTGGACGAGGATCTGGCCGAGGCGGTCGCGCTGAGCCACGATCTCGGCCACACACCGTTTGGCCATGCCGGGGAGCGGGCATTGCATCGCGCCATGGCGCCCTATGGCGGCTTCGATCACAATATCCAGGCCATGCGCGTCGTGACGCGGCTCGAAAATCGCTATGCCGAGCATGACGGGCTCAACCTCACTTGGGAAACCCTGGAAGGAATTCTCAAGCACAACGGGCCTTTAATCCATGAGGACGGCGCCCCCTATGGCAAATATGCCGATGAGGGACTGCCCACCGGGCTGGACGACATTCCGGCGCGGGGTGACCTCAAACTCTGGAGCTTTGCCTCGCTGGAAGCCCAGACCGCCGCCATTGCCGATGACTGCGCTTATAATGCCCATGACATCGACGATGCCTTGCGGGCCGGGCTCATCAGCCTGTCAGACCTCAAGGATGTGCCGCTGGCCGGGCCGATCGTGCGCGAGGTGCTGGAGCTTTATCCCGATATCCATGCCAAGCGGCAGGCTCATGAAGTGCAGCGGCGGCTGATCACCCGCAGCATCGAGGATGTCATCGCCACCACCTATGCCAATATTTCGGAGGCCTTCATCCGGTCGCCGGATGACGTCAGGCATGCTGGACGACTTCTTGTCACCTTCTCGCCGGCCGCCGCCGAAGCCGAGAAAGGCCTCAAGGCTTTCCTCTTCGAACGGGTCTACCGGCACGAGACGGTAATGGTCCCCGTGCGCCAAAGTGAGAAGATCGTTGCCGACCTCTTCGAGCGCTATATGGCGACCCGCGACCTGCCCGGAGACTGGCGTGTTCGTGCGGCGGAAGCCGATGGCGATCACGCTCTGGCGCGCGTCGTTTCCGACTATATCGCCGGCATGACCGACCCCTATGCGCTCGATGAATATGCCCGCCTGTTTGACGCTCGACCGGAATTCCGTTAA